In Sulfurisphaera javensis, a single genomic region encodes these proteins:
- a CDS encoding ATP-binding protein encodes MRAYIIFILILFIEMGTLYIIQNSLYYFMLMMIFIIADGVLAFILFNSITLSILSMPTFFAIYSIFFKLDFYETILLISYYAPYYFIISLFIFFLYSLVKRNFYDFLWDELRKNKISFSPLKLAISMIISILLYWYLYYNPFLLVGSILAGITLSLYGSNYELPLVTLSWIIFPYLVIPKNSITSKNGIIIGKIIGKLGKATAVDTVFLTSDPNYKWIRYNSMYYLDFSFSKNYNVIILGTSGVGKSTLAKKILNSLNVSYLVFDVHGEYEINNAKRIDASQITINPLSLFGRSPKERALEISLMLKSLFNLGNIQTMELTNLILEAYAEKGIDEDNQTSWSNTPPTFRDVLLLLEKKKKLATTTQDLSKYQSIEPYIQFLTSSIFSNSNIDLSNIFKENFIIDFSKVPTNEIKYIIIETLLKSIQSFMYISGISKLKKIIVIDEAPFILSKESGKNLIERLFAEGRKFGFGFILISQTSEYIKELINNSSYIFVFNLIDPKELDYASKLIGGYDSHIYSAIYETLQKLPRGLCVTRDLLRGDLYLLNLAYGDL; translated from the coding sequence GTGAGGGCTTACATAATTTTTATACTTATATTATTTATCGAGATGGGAACTCTATATATTATTCAAAATTCTCTATATTATTTTATGCTAATGATGATATTTATTATTGCAGATGGGGTATTGGCTTTCATCCTTTTTAATTCTATAACTTTATCCATATTATCAATGCCTACTTTCTTTGCAATTTATAGTATATTCTTCAAATTGGATTTTTATGAGACAATTCTTCTAATAAGTTATTATGCTCCATATTATTTTATAATTTCATTATTTATTTTCTTTCTTTACTCACTTGTAAAAAGAAATTTTTATGATTTTCTTTGGGACGAATTAAGGAAAAATAAAATCTCTTTTTCTCCTTTAAAACTTGCTATAAGCATGATTATTTCAATCCTACTCTATTGGTATTTGTATTATAATCCCTTCTTGCTTGTAGGAAGTATATTGGCAGGTATTACTTTATCTCTCTATGGATCTAATTATGAGCTACCTTTAGTAACCTTAAGCTGGATTATATTTCCTTACTTAGTCATTCCTAAAAATAGTATAACAAGTAAAAACGGTATTATAATTGGAAAAATTATAGGAAAATTAGGTAAAGCTACTGCAGTAGACACTGTGTTTTTAACTAGCGATCCTAACTATAAGTGGATAAGATATAATAGTATGTATTACCTTGATTTCTCTTTTAGTAAAAATTATAATGTTATAATATTGGGAACTAGCGGTGTAGGAAAGTCAACATTAGCTAAAAAGATACTTAATTCTCTAAATGTATCTTATTTAGTCTTCGATGTTCATGGAGAATATGAAATAAACAATGCGAAAAGAATTGATGCTTCTCAGATTACTATAAATCCATTAAGTTTGTTTGGAAGAAGTCCAAAAGAAAGAGCATTAGAAATATCATTGATGTTAAAAAGTCTCTTTAATTTAGGCAATATTCAAACAATGGAATTAACGAATCTTATACTTGAAGCTTATGCGGAAAAAGGAATAGATGAAGACAACCAAACAAGTTGGAGTAATACTCCACCTACTTTTAGAGATGTTCTTTTATTATTAGAAAAGAAAAAGAAATTAGCTACAACAACACAAGATTTATCAAAATATCAGTCTATTGAACCTTATATTCAATTTCTCACTTCTTCTATTTTCAGTAACTCGAACATTGATTTGTCAAATATATTTAAGGAAAATTTTATAATAGATTTCTCTAAAGTTCCAACTAATGAAATAAAATATATAATTATTGAAACATTATTGAAATCTATACAAAGTTTCATGTATATTTCTGGTATATCAAAGTTAAAGAAAATTATTGTTATAGATGAAGCTCCATTTATTCTATCTAAAGAATCAGGCAAAAATCTAATTGAGAGACTTTTTGCTGAAGGAAGAAAATTTGGATTTGGTTTTATTTTAATTTCACAGACAAGTGAGTATATAAAAGAGTTAATAAATAACTCGAGTTACATTTTTGTCTTTAACCTTATAGATCCAAAAGAATTGGATTATGCTAGCAAATTA